One segment of Ipomoea triloba cultivar NCNSP0323 chromosome 12, ASM357664v1 DNA contains the following:
- the LOC116000236 gene encoding receptor-like cytosolic serine/threonine-protein kinase RBK1: protein MNAEEAEARENGEKYEKEAKISSPRGVLESRQLSVSSDFGSGSFGSEEETGAGGLRGHNWNWKNWFEQMKKKKKSGKKKALGRIRSSEETILDSCDLSIPKPSWRSFTLEELAQATDNFSPDKLIGQGGHAEVYKGCLADGEVVAVKRITKKDKNDDDRVGDFLSELGIIAHINHPNAVKLIGFSADGGLHLVLQYLPHGSLASVLHGSEESLEWRIRFKVAVGVAEGLQYLHWDCQKRIIHRDITASNILLTEHYEPQISDFGLAKWLPEKWSRHVVSPIEGTFGYLAPEYFMHGVVDEKTDVFAFGVLLLELITGRRAVDSSRQSLVIWAKPLLEKNNTKELADPRLGDAYDVPEMKRAMFTASTCIHCLPKLRPSMKRVVQLLKGESEAVDLKHKSTEGRALLLGSFDLEDYTSTTYLRDLNRHMQLVME from the exons ATGAATGCAGAGGAAGCCGAAGCTcgagaaaatggagaaaagtaCGAGAAAGAGGCAAAGATTTCATCGCCGAGGGGAGTCTTGGAGAGCCGCCAGTTATCGGTTTCTTCCGATTTCGGTAGCGGAAGTTTCGGGTCGGAGGAGGAAACCGGCGCCGGCGGCCTGAGAGGGCATAACTGGAACTGGAAAAACTGGTTTGagcagatgaagaagaagaagaagagcggGAAAAAGAAGGCGTTGGGTAGAATTCGTAGTTCTGAGGAAACAATACTCGATTCTTGTGATCTTTCAATCCCAAAACCTTCTTGGAGAAGCTTCACCCTTGAGGAGCTAGCTCAGGCAACTGATAATTTTAGCCCTG ATAAGTTGATTGGACAAGGGGGTCATGCAGAGGTGTACAAGGGCTGCTTGGCGGATGGCGAGGTTGTTGCAGTGAAAAGGATAACGAAAAAGGACAAGAACGATGATGACAGAGTTGGGGATTTCTTGTCTGAGCTGGGCATCATCGCCCATATCAATCACCCGAACGCTGTAAAGTTAATTGGCTTCAGTGCTGATGGCGGCTTGCACCTCGTTCTCCAATACCTTCCTCATGGCAGCCTCGCTTCTGTCTTGCACG GTTCAGAAGAGAGTTTGGAGTGGAGGATAAGGTTTAAAGTTGCTGTCGGGGTAGCAGAAGGTTTGCAGTACCTTCACTGGGATTGCCAGAAGCGCATAATCCACAGAGACATTACTGCCTCAAACATATTACTAACCGAGCATTATGAACCCcag ATATCGGATTTTGGATTGGCGAAATGGCTCCCAGAGAAATGGTCTCGCCATGTAGTTTCGCCCATAGAAGGCACTTTCGG ATATTTGGCACCCGAATACTTTATGCACGGGGTTGTTGATGAGAAGACTGATGTCTTTGCCTTCGGGGTGCTGCTGCTGGAGCTCATTACTGGGCGTCGTGCTGTTGATTCATCTAGACAAAGCCTCGTTATTTGG GCGAAACCACTGCTGGAGAAAAACAACACGAAAGAGTTAGCAGATCCTCGTCTTGGAGATGCCTATGATGTTCCTGAAATGAAACGCGCCATGTTCACAGCCTCAACGTGCATTCATTGCCTCCCTAAATTGCGGCCGAGCATGAAGAGG GTTGTTCAGCTCCTGAAAGGCGAGAGCGAGGCTGTGGATCTGAAACACAAGTCGACAGAAGGGCGAGCGCTGCTCCTGGGCTCCTTCGACTTGGAAGACTACACCTCCACAACGTACCTCAGAGACCTAAATCGCCATATGCAGCTCGTTATGGAGTGA
- the LOC116000474 gene encoding UDP-glycosyltransferase 91A1-like encodes MYVYQSQVANKSTKHKTCSNRAQTPPSMADQDCKLHIVMFPWLAFGHMIPFLELTKLIAQKGHKVSFVSSPRNIDRLPKLPPALSSLINFVKLPLPPIPNLPENAEATIDLPYDDVKYLKKAHDGLREAMAKFFQEYRPDWVLFDFDAYWVPEVASEFGVSTAFFSICIAAFLGFLGPGPSDVKYEKRTAPEEFTVLPEWVKFTSPVTFRLHEILRIFSDGVAGDEDNVSDLFRLLSSAENCDVLAVRSCSEFEPEWLNVLEEIHRKRVFPVGQLPTTGYDGGDDVTHESWSEWLDSQASGSVVYVAFGSEAKPSQLELTELALGLELSGLPFFWVLRTKRGETDSDSVELPEGFEERTRNRGVVCTSWAPQLRILSHDSVGGFLTHSGWTSVVEAIQFEKPLILLTFLSDQGINSRVIEEKKMGYPIPRDPRDGSFTRDSVADSVRLVVAEEGGRIYRDKIKEMKGLFCDKDRQDAYVERFLCHLQTHRNPKNSSISS; translated from the coding sequence ATGTATGTATACCAATCACAAGTAGCTAATAAGTCAACAAAGCATAAAACTTGTAGTAACAGAGCTCAGACCCCTCCATCAATGGCGGATCAAGATTGCAAGCTTCATATAGTGATGTTCCCATGGCTAGCTTTCGGCCACATGATTCCATTTCTAGAGCTCACCAAGCTCATAGCTCAAAAGGGTCACAAAGTCTCCTTCGTTTCCTCTCCCAGAAACATCGATCGCCTCCCCAAACTCCCCCCGGCCCTATCTTCTCTAATCAACTTTGTCAAGCTCCCTCTCCCGCCGATCCCAAACCTCCCGGAAAACGCAGAGGCCACAATCGACCTCCCGTACGACGACGTTAAATACCTCAAGAAAGCCCACGATGGCCTCCGAGAAGCCATGGCTAAGTTTTTTCAAGAATATCGTCCCGATTGGGTTTTGTTCGATTTCGACGCTTATTGGGTGCCGGAGGTCGCGTCGGAATTCGGTGTTTCCACGGCTTTTTTCAGTATCTGCATCGCCGCTTTTTTGGGGTTCCTCGGGCCCGGACCGTCGGATGTTAAGTATGAGAAGAGGACGGCGCCGGAGGAATTCACCGTCCTGCCGGAATGGGTGAAATTCACAAGTCCGGTGACTTTCCGGCTTCACGAGATTTTGAGGATTTTCAGCGACGGCGTGGCCGGCGATGAAGACAACGTTTCCGATTTGTTCCGTCTCCTGTCCAGCGCTGAAAATTGCGATGTTTTGGCGGTGAGGAGCTGCTCGGAGTTCGAGCCGGAATGGCTAAACGTCCTGGAGGAGATCCACCGGAAACGGGTTTTTCCGGTGGGGCAACTGCCGACGACGGGCTATGACGGCGGCGATGACGTCACGCACGAGTCATGGAGCGAGTGGCTGGATAGCCAAGCGAGCGGGTCAGTAGTTTACGTGGCGTTCGGGAGCGAGGCGAAACCGAGTCAACTCGAGCTCACCGAGCTCGCACTCGGTTTAGAGCTCTCCGGGCTCCCGTTCTTCTGGGTTCTCCGAACAAAGCGCGGCGAGACCGATTCCGACTCGGTAGAGCTCCCGGAGGGCTTCGAAGAGCGCACTAGGAACCGCGGGGTGGTGTGCACGAGTTGGGCGCCGCAACTCAGGATACTGAGTCACGACTCGGTCGGCGGGTTCTTGACTCACTCGGGGTGGACCTCCGTGGTGGAGGCGATACAGTTTGAGAAGCCGTTAATTCTGTTAACGTTCTTGTCGGACCAGGGAATAAATTCGAGGGTTATAGAGGAGAAGAAGATGGGGTATCCGATCCCGAGAGACCCGAGAGACGGGTCGTTTACGCGTGACTCGGTGGCGGACTCGGTCCGGCTGGTGGTGGCGGAGGAAGGCGGCAGGATTTATAGAGATAAAATTAAAGAGATGAAGGGATTGTTCTGTGACAAGGATAGGCAGGATGCTTATGTGGAAAGGTTTTTATGTCACCTTCAAACCCATAGAAACCCCAAAAACTCATCAATTTCTTCCTAA
- the LOC116000235 gene encoding AP2-like ethylene-responsive transcription factor AIL6, whose product MAPANNWLSFSLSSMGMLSSSASPASSQLRHEPGAVKINAPFAASDSPHYYFADHIYGGNGWTNGKAQMMYGEDGNVEAQIHHLPPPPQPQQKQLEDFLGGDTVAAALARYSNSRTETQDSSLTHVSAAAATAAYFNNRENLQAIPGIQAFTTNSGGSDVDDSAAVPRTQPIAAAADFTGNSIASVTALPYSQCPTGALSLAVNPQTAEPAIVSGDSDTAKKTPDTFGQRTSIYRGVTRHRWTGRYEAHLWDNSCRREGQARKGRQVYLGGYDKEDKAARAYDLAALKYWGATATTNFPISNYNNELEDMKNMTKQEFIASLRRKSSGFSRGASIYRGVTRHHQQGRWQARIGRVAGNKDLYLGTFATEEEAAEAYDVAAIKFRGMSAVTNFEMSRYDVDTILRNALPIGGAAKRLKLSLEPEQTSPALSGSSSHPSQGSSNSNSSSINFGAIPPVSAIPCGVSFDSSASLYHHPTLFHHLHSGGNAGGSDLSGDISNIPFQTTPTEFFVWSHPSY is encoded by the exons ATGGCTCCGGCGAACAACTGGCTGTCGTTCTCGCTTTCCTCCATGGGAATGCTGAGTTCGTCGGCGTCGCCGGCGTCTTCGCAGCTCCGTCATGAGCCCGGCGCCGTTAAAATTAACGCGCCGTTTGCCGCTTCCGATTCGCCCCATTATTACTTTGCTGATCATATCTATGGCGGCAACG GTTGGACGAACGGGAAAGCTCAGATGATGTATGGGGAGGATGGGAATGTGGAGGCTCAAATCCACCACCTCCCTCCGCCGCCGCAGCCGCAGCAGAAGCAGCTGGAGGATTTCCTCGGCGGCGACACGGTGGCGGCGGCGTTGGCTCGCTACTCCAACAGCCGGACGGAGACTCAAGACTCGTCACTCACCCAcgtctccgccgccgccgccacggCGGCGTACTTTAACAACCGGGAAAATCTGCAGGCCATACCCGGAATTCAGGCGTTCACCACAAACTCCGGCGGCTCCGACGTCGACGACTCCGCCGCCGTCCCCCGGACTCAGCccatcgccgccgccgccgacttCACCGGCAATTCCATCGCCTCAGTGACCGCCCTCCCCTACTCCCAATGCCCCACCGGCGCTCTCTCTCTCGCCGTCAACCCCCAGACGGCCGAACCCGCCATTGTTTCCGGCGACTCCGACACCGCCAAGAAAACCCCGGACACCTTCGGCCAACGAACCTCAATCTACCGAGGCGTTACAAG ACACCGCTGGACAGGAAGGTACGAAGCGCATCTATGGGATAACAGCTGTAGACGAGAGGGTCAAGCCAGAAAAGGGCGTCAAG TGTATTTGG GCGGTTATGACAAGGAGGATAAGGCTGCGAGGGCGTATGATTTGGCTGCTCTGAAGTACTGGGGTGCTACAGCCACCACCAACTTCCCG ATTTCGAACTATAACAATGAACTGGAGGATATGAAGAACATGACTAAGCAGGAATTCATTGCCTCTCTTAGAAG GAAAAGCAGTGGTTTCTCGAGAGGAGCATCGATTTACCGTGGTGTGACAAG GCACCACCAGCAAGGGCGTTGGCAAGCAAGAATTGGTCGTGTTGCTGGGAACAAAGACCTGTACCTCGGAACATTTG CAACCGAGGAGGAAGCTGCAGAGGCGTATGATGTTGCTGCAATAAAGTTCAGGGGAATGAGTGCAGTGACTAACTTCGAGATGAGCAGATACGACGTTGATACCATTCTGAGGAACGCCCTTCCCATTGGCGGGGCAGCAAAGCGCCTTAAGCTCTCTCTGGAGCCCGAGCAGACCTCCCCCGCTCTCAGTGGCAGCAGCAGCCACCCGAGCCAAGgcagcagcaacagcaacagcagcagcatCAATTTCGGGGCAATCCCGCCTGTCTCTGCCATTCCCTGTGGCGTCTCGTTCGACTCCTCTGCTTCACTGTACCACCACCCGACCCTCTTCCACCACCTCCACTCCGGTGGCAATGCTGGTGGCTCTGACCTCTCTGGCGACATCTCCAACATCCCGTTTCAGACCACCCCAACTGAGTTCTTCGTCTGGTCTCACCCATCCTATTAA